A genomic window from Brachyspira sp. SAP_772 includes:
- a CDS encoding HEAT repeat domain-containing protein has protein sequence MFKKILISTLVLVFSVTTMFAQETTTDTTTTTTQDSNNATGTKPREELDQNFVDALINQDETLLINAIETGSPSVKALCFEALSKKGATSDLAIRTINRYVGYGLGTSGANSDSDVRYQALQAAKVAKSETSVDYISQMLFAEQETFNIIAAVQALGDIGSEKAVPALLFQLRLGRTQGIVYEVAVALGKIGSPMALGDLIDLSQDDQYFLAIRQAAVDAIKNIKPAAENNNNNTQQTTETTQQ, from the coding sequence ATGTTCAAAAAAATACTTATTTCAACATTAGTTCTTGTTTTTTCTGTAACAACTATGTTTGCACAAGAAACAACAACAGATACAACAACTACTACTACTCAAGATTCTAATAATGCAACAGGTACAAAACCTAGAGAAGAATTAGATCAAAACTTTGTAGATGCTTTAATTAATCAAGATGAAACGCTTTTAATTAATGCTATAGAAACAGGTTCACCATCAGTTAAAGCATTATGTTTTGAAGCTCTAAGCAAAAAAGGTGCTACTAGTGATTTAGCTATAAGAACAATTAACAGATATGTTGGCTATGGTTTAGGTACTTCTGGTGCTAATTCTGATTCTGATGTAAGATATCAAGCATTACAAGCTGCAAAAGTTGCTAAATCTGAAACTAGTGTAGATTATATATCTCAAATGCTTTTTGCTGAACAAGAAACTTTCAATATCATAGCTGCTGTACAAGCTTTAGGTGATATAGGAAGTGAAAAAGCTGTTCCTGCTTTACTTTTCCAATTAAGATTAGGAAGAACTCAAGGTATAGTTTATGAAGTAGCTGTTGCTTTAGGTAAAATAGGAAGTCCTATGGCTTTAGGTGATTTAATAGACCTTTCTCAAGATGATCAATATTTCTTAGCTATTAGACAAGCTGCTGTAGACGCTATTAAAAATATTAAACCAGCTGCTGAAAACAATAATAATAATACTCAGCAAACTACTGAAACTACTCAGCAATAA
- a CDS encoding HPr family phosphocarrier protein: protein MVGLIFVSDSNEFVMALQKYVNQVSNISAACCGGIGERLLGTNHNDIYKVINDNYTDDGIIIFFDSKGALVNCERAVAMLDKEKQKNVRISFAPILEGAMIAAVEASLNKKIDEIEDKLNNYIKKYYIENVNLKDYIKKEYTVKLKNGFHARPIFMFMNMVSKNNCSVYITNKTKNKNIVYADSMSKISLLNIQNNDVVEVYVKGDNHQVLTEFFQDLFDGKFDFTNNEAEKVYTVNSDFEIVCGGKVSGLAKYVDLDIKIGYEEQRDIDIKTEKEKFVYAIETVRKEILKQKNKIEEKNISNDAILIFDSHLSMLLDEAVINDVDNLLDTSKHTALYLYTNIMKNIYDCFNEFDDFYMVERKYDIQDILNQVLSVMLDKKMELPDKEDIILISDNIYVSNIANFSNNIKGVVSLNGSSISHSGILLKALNIPYIVYKDAKKFDGKNIIIDTNNKDIIYLNN from the coding sequence GTGGTTGGTTTAATTTTTGTTTCAGATAGTAATGAGTTTGTAATGGCATTACAAAAATATGTTAATCAAGTTAGTAATATATCTGCTGCTTGTTGTGGAGGAATAGGGGAGCGTTTATTGGGTACTAATCATAATGATATTTATAAGGTTATAAATGATAATTATACTGATGATGGTATTATTATATTTTTTGATAGTAAAGGTGCTTTAGTTAATTGCGAGAGGGCTGTTGCTATGCTTGATAAAGAAAAGCAAAAAAATGTGAGAATATCATTTGCTCCTATTTTAGAAGGGGCAATGATTGCGGCTGTTGAAGCTTCTTTAAATAAAAAAATAGATGAGATAGAAGATAAATTAAATAATTATATAAAAAAATATTATATAGAAAATGTTAATTTGAAAGATTATATAAAAAAAGAATATACAGTAAAATTAAAAAATGGTTTTCATGCTAGACCTATATTTATGTTTATGAATATGGTATCAAAAAATAATTGTTCTGTATATATTACTAACAAAACTAAAAATAAAAATATTGTTTATGCTGATAGTATGAGTAAGATATCTTTATTAAATATACAAAACAATGATGTGGTAGAGGTATATGTAAAAGGGGATAATCATCAAGTTTTGACAGAGTTCTTTCAAGATTTATTTGATGGAAAGTTTGATTTTACTAATAATGAGGCAGAAAAAGTATATACAGTTAATTCTGATTTTGAAATTGTATGTGGTGGAAAGGTTAGTGGTTTGGCTAAGTATGTTGATTTAGATATAAAGATAGGTTATGAAGAACAAAGAGATATTGATATAAAAACTGAGAAAGAAAAATTTGTATATGCAATAGAAACTGTAAGAAAAGAAATATTAAAGCAAAAAAATAAGATAGAAGAAAAAAATATTTCCAATGATGCTATTCTTATATTTGATTCTCATTTATCTATGCTTCTTGACGAGGCTGTTATTAATGATGTTGATAACTTGCTTGATACTTCCAAACATACTGCTTTATATTTGTATACTAATATTATGAAAAATATATATGATTGTTTTAATGAGTTTGATGATTTTTATATGGTAGAGAGAAAATATGATATTCAAGATATTTTAAATCAAGTATTATCTGTAATGCTAGATAAAAAAATGGAATTACCAGATAAAGAAGATATAATTTTAATATCAGATAATATTTATGTATCGAATATTGCTAATTTTTCTAATAATATTAAAGGGGTTGTATCTTTGAACGGCAGCTCTATTTCTCATTCTGGTATACTGTTAAAGGCTTTAAATATACCTTATATAGTTTATAAAGATGCTAAAAAATTTGACGGAAAAAATATTATAATAGATACTAATAATAAAGATATAATTTATTTGAATAATTAA
- a CDS encoding ankyrin repeat domain-containing protein, giving the protein MENSTIIIIIIVSLVILTPILKRALKNIRLDSNNDNIHIACLYGDLKKIKYLLRSGININAKDFSNKTPLMYAAEDGAIETVNFLLDNGANLDDVDVRNESALIIALKNYNINVAKILIESGANLDIKNEENKDALQLANEINSKEIIELIRNKLNN; this is encoded by the coding sequence ATGGAAAATAGTACTATAATTATTATTATAATAGTTTCTCTTGTCATACTTACACCTATATTAAAACGAGCTTTAAAAAATATTAGGTTAGATTCTAATAATGACAATATACATATAGCTTGTTTGTATGGAGATTTAAAAAAGATTAAATATTTACTTAGGTCTGGTATAAATATTAATGCTAAAGATTTTAGTAATAAAACTCCTCTTATGTATGCTGCTGAAGACGGGGCCATTGAAACAGTTAACTTTCTTTTAGATAATGGTGCTAATTTAGATGATGTTGATGTTAGAAATGAATCTGCTTTGATAATAGCTTTAAAAAATTATAATATAAATGTGGCAAAAATATTAATAGAAAGCGGTGCTAATTTAGACATTAAAAATGAAGAAAATAAAGATGCCCTACAATTAGCTAATGAAATTAATTCTAAAGAGATTATAGAACTTATTAGAAACAAGTTAAATAATTAA
- a CDS encoding MetQ/NlpA family ABC transporter substrate-binding protein — MKRKILSILSMMLIILIASCSNKTSSSSNTEKGKDDTIVIGCMALNAEAVEEIKRLMENEGYKMEVKIFDGNNLPALALSANEIDGLILNHKPWIDTFNKANNSHLVLVDGFKYASLNALYSSKHKTVEDIPDNAVITISNDPSNMDRGLRFLEKLGLLKLGEKTGEFYTMIDIKENPKNIKFLEVETTSTAGSYADADATITFSSVMKNAGFDAHSYIVEDGEYNNFPTGLVVNSGNENSQWAKDIVKVTQTEEYKNKFNEIFQGAYIIY; from the coding sequence ATGAAAAGAAAAATATTATCAATTCTATCAATGATGCTTATTATATTAATTGCATCTTGCTCTAACAAAACATCATCTTCATCAAACACTGAAAAAGGTAAAGATGATACCATAGTAATAGGATGTATGGCTTTGAATGCTGAGGCAGTAGAAGAAATTAAAAGATTAATGGAAAATGAAGGCTATAAAATGGAAGTAAAAATATTTGACGGAAATAATTTACCTGCTTTAGCTTTGAGTGCTAATGAGATTGATGGACTAATATTAAATCATAAACCATGGATAGATACTTTTAATAAAGCTAATAACTCACATTTAGTGTTGGTTGATGGATTTAAATATGCATCTTTAAATGCACTTTATTCATCAAAACATAAAACAGTGGAAGATATACCTGATAATGCTGTAATTACTATATCTAATGATCCTAGTAATATGGATAGAGGACTTAGATTTCTTGAAAAACTAGGTCTTTTAAAACTAGGAGAAAAAACTGGAGAATTCTACACAATGATTGATATAAAAGAAAATCCAAAAAATATAAAATTTTTAGAAGTAGAAACTACATCAACAGCTGGTTCTTATGCTGACGCTGATGCCACAATCACATTTTCAAGTGTTATGAAAAATGCAGGATTTGATGCTCATTCATATATAGTAGAAGATGGAGAATATAATAATTTCCCAACAGGATTAGTTGTAAATTCAGGAAATGAAAATTCTCAATGGGCTAAAGACATAGTAAAAGTTACTCAAACAGAAGAATATAAAAATAAATTTAATGAAATATTTCAAGGTGCTTATATAATATATTAA
- a CDS encoding DUF169 domain-containing protein, giving the protein MDLEKIDKVLNSVLELERYPIGIKFIFTEEEYDKLDAEESKNKTSYCRFVSRASEGRKLKIHKGHNACSGGAVALGFQRVLPESASGIRRLKTGTYRDLGVSRKISKNMVYCEHKIFGVSIMPLKDYKEEPDVVIFVCKPYQAMRLAHAYSYHYGHANDIKLSGMQAICEECTSYPYENGCFNMSMMCSGTRMMAGWKDDEMAVGMPYRIFLNVVDGLINTINPLERNKHKKIIKEKLEKNNLSNLLDIKMNQNYDDNCYIGGIVEK; this is encoded by the coding sequence ATGGATTTAGAAAAAATTGATAAAGTACTTAACAGTGTATTAGAATTAGAGAGATATCCAATAGGAATAAAATTTATATTTACAGAAGAAGAATATGATAAACTAGATGCAGAGGAAAGCAAAAATAAAACATCTTACTGCAGGTTTGTAAGCCGTGCGAGTGAAGGCAGAAAATTAAAAATACATAAAGGTCATAACGCTTGTTCAGGCGGAGCAGTTGCCCTAGGATTTCAAAGAGTACTGCCTGAAAGTGCATCAGGTATTAGAAGATTAAAAACAGGAACATATAGAGATTTAGGAGTAAGCAGAAAAATCTCAAAAAATATGGTATATTGCGAACATAAAATTTTTGGTGTTTCAATTATGCCTCTAAAAGATTATAAAGAGGAACCTGATGTTGTTATATTTGTATGCAAGCCGTATCAGGCAATGCGTTTAGCACATGCATATTCATATCATTATGGGCATGCTAATGATATAAAACTATCAGGAATGCAGGCTATATGCGAAGAATGCACTTCTTATCCTTATGAAAATGGATGTTTTAATATGTCTATGATGTGCTCTGGTACAAGAATGATGGCTGGATGGAAAGATGATGAAATGGCTGTAGGAATGCCTTATAGAATATTTTTAAATGTGGTGGATGGATTAATAAACACTATTAACCCGCTTGAAAGAAATAAGCATAAAAAAATCATTAAAGAAAAACTTGAAAAAAATAATCTATCTAATTTGTTAGATATAAAAATGAATCAAAATTATGATGATAATTGCTACATAGGAGGAATTGTTGAAAAATAA
- a CDS encoding methionine ABC transporter permease, translating to MEKYINYFIKLILPSTIVTIRIVFFTILIGFILGFIIAVLLTMYGPNGLNYKKRFYNILSFIVNTIRSFPILILIVAISPFTRLVIGTTIGEKAVILPLSITATAFISRLLESSFIKVDKQLIEAAKSFGATNMQIMFGVIIRESIPSIISVITMASVNYIAATTIAGAVGGGGLGAVALTYGYQSFNNTILYFSVFIMFLFVNITQYIGDFIYKKLI from the coding sequence TTGGAAAAATATATAAATTATTTTATAAAATTGATACTGCCTTCTACTATAGTAACAATTAGAATAGTATTTTTTACTATATTAATAGGCTTTATATTAGGATTTATAATAGCAGTATTATTAACAATGTACGGACCAAACGGACTTAATTATAAAAAAAGATTTTATAATATATTAAGTTTCATCGTTAATACAATAAGATCATTCCCAATACTAATATTAATAGTTGCAATATCTCCATTTACTCGTCTTGTAATAGGCACAACTATAGGAGAAAAAGCAGTAATACTTCCATTATCAATTACAGCAACTGCATTTATATCTAGATTACTCGAAAGCAGTTTTATTAAAGTTGATAAGCAATTAATAGAAGCAGCCAAATCATTTGGAGCTACTAATATGCAGATAATGTTTGGTGTAATTATTAGAGAGTCAATCCCTTCTATAATATCTGTTATCACTATGGCATCAGTAAATTATATAGCAGCAACTACAATAGCTGGAGCAGTTGGAGGAGGTGGTCTTGGTGCTGTTGCCTTAACCTACGGATACCAAAGTTTCAATAATACCATACTATATTTTTCTGTATTTATTATGTTTTTGTTTGTAAATATTACACAGTATATTGGTGATTTTATATATAAAAAATTAATTTAA
- a CDS encoding methionine ABC transporter ATP-binding protein — protein MIKITALKKQYNNIEILKGIDLHIERGKIFGIIGRSGAGKSTLLRCINGLEKYDSGYLEVNGINIKSLNDKELRMFRKDVGMIFQHFSLITRASVYDNIAFPMQCWHWNKKEIDERVRYLIDIVGMYDKINNLARDLSGGQKQRVAIARALSMNPKILLSDEATSALDPKNSESIMELLNDINKSMGITIVLVTHQMNVVKSICDNMAIIEDGLIKDSGVVEEIFINQPQSLVNILGDNKILLPNSGKNIEIMYKKDDSNNIIEKLIRKFNVNIIDFVMEDYKNCIIGKVLINIINDNDVKKVEEYLKSMNIENYKILGE, from the coding sequence ATGATAAAAATAACAGCATTAAAAAAACAATATAATAATATAGAAATATTAAAAGGTATAGACTTACATATAGAAAGAGGTAAAATTTTCGGCATAATAGGCAGAAGCGGTGCTGGCAAATCTACTTTATTAAGATGTATAAACGGTTTAGAGAAATATGATTCAGGATATTTAGAAGTTAATGGAATTAATATAAAAAGTCTAAATGATAAAGAATTAAGAATGTTTAGAAAAGATGTTGGAATGATTTTTCAGCATTTTTCATTAATTACAAGAGCAAGTGTATATGATAATATAGCATTTCCTATGCAATGCTGGCACTGGAACAAAAAAGAGATAGATGAACGTGTAAGATATTTAATAGATATTGTTGGGATGTATGATAAAATAAATAATCTTGCAAGAGATTTATCAGGCGGACAAAAACAAAGAGTTGCTATTGCAAGAGCATTATCAATGAATCCAAAAATATTATTATCCGATGAAGCTACCTCTGCTTTAGACCCTAAAAACTCTGAATCTATTATGGAACTTTTAAATGATATAAATAAATCTATGGGTATAACAATAGTACTAGTTACGCATCAAATGAATGTTGTAAAATCTATATGCGATAATATGGCAATAATAGAAGACGGACTTATTAAAGACAGTGGTGTAGTTGAAGAAATATTCATTAATCAGCCTCAATCTCTTGTTAATATATTAGGAGATAATAAAATTTTACTCCCTAATTCTGGGAAAAATATTGAAATAATGTATAAAAAAGATGACTCAAATAACATTATAGAAAAATTAATAAGAAAATTTAATGTAAATATAATAGATTTTGTTATGGAAGATTATAAGAATTGCATAATTGGAAAAGTATTAATAAATATTATTAATGACAATGATGTAAAAAAAGTAGAGGAATATCTAAAATCAATGAATATAGAAAATTATAAAATATTAGGAGAATAA
- a CDS encoding ankyrin repeat domain-containing protein: MKKVLFIIFIILSIVLFSCKKESEVSVNNNKVYVSDPNNIYHKEYTNVVKVNGKFVDTKSAYAFAYKDREEGEYSEEYDIFDAIRNHSLKRVAELVEMDSQLIDDTISTDESEYSEFMDDSYSIDGATPLIFAIFYRDLGIMQYLLDNDADPYIKDEDGWNAFLWACGTGSVDEIKMLVQAHPDLIDSRNIYDANGLHIASLNDNIEVIEYLVNDLGFDINSTDEDGDGVLYYANDAETTELLESLGAEN; encoded by the coding sequence ATGAAAAAAGTATTGTTTATTATTTTTATAATATTATCTATAGTATTATTTTCTTGTAAGAAAGAATCTGAAGTTTCAGTTAATAATAATAAAGTTTATGTTAGCGACCCTAATAATATATATCATAAAGAATATACTAATGTTGTTAAGGTTAATGGTAAGTTTGTTGATACTAAGAGTGCCTATGCGTTTGCCTACAAAGATAGAGAAGAGGGTGAATATAGCGAAGAGTATGATATATTTGATGCTATAAGAAATCATAGTTTAAAAAGGGTTGCAGAATTAGTAGAGATGGATAGTCAATTAATTGATGATACTATAAGCACAGATGAAAGCGAGTATAGTGAGTTTATGGATGATAGTTATAGTATTGATGGGGCTACTCCTTTGATATTTGCTATATTTTATAGAGATTTGGGTATAATGCAATATTTACTAGACAATGATGCGGATCCTTATATTAAAGATGAAGATGGGTGGAATGCTTTTTTATGGGCTTGCGGTACTGGAAGTGTTGATGAAATAAAAATGTTAGTTCAAGCTCATCCTGATTTAATTGATTCTAGAAATATTTATGATGCTAATGGGCTTCATATTGCTTCTTTAAATGACAATATAGAAGTTATTGAATATTTGGTTAATGATTTAGGTTTTGATATTAACAGCACCGATGAAGATGGGGATGGTGTTTTGTATTATGCTAATGATGCTGAGACTACTGAGCTTTTAGAGAGTTTAGGTGCTGAAAATTAA
- the galE gene encoding UDP-glucose 4-epimerase GalE, translating into MAVLVCGGAGYIGSHVVRELLKQNIETVVIDSLEYGHKEAIKDCKNFYQGNIGDSALLDEIFAKHNIDSVMHLCAYIEVGESVQNPAKYYYNNVSNSINLLNAMLRAKVKNFIFSSTAAVYGEPESIPLKEDCRKEPTNPYGDSKLALEKILSWYTKAYDFNYVALRYFNASGAHPDGDIGEDHNPESHLIPLILQVPLGKRENIKIFGDDYPTPDGTCLRDYIHVCDLALAHIAAMNYLKNGGKSVACNLGNGNGFSVKEVIDVARKVTGHAIPAEVCPRRAGDSSELIASSDRAKEVLGWTPTIDSLEKIVETAWNWHKNHPNGYKK; encoded by the coding sequence ATGGCTGTATTAGTTTGCGGAGGAGCTGGTTATATTGGCTCACATGTGGTGCGTGAACTTTTAAAACAGAATATAGAAACTGTTGTAATAGATTCACTTGAGTATGGTCATAAAGAGGCTATTAAAGATTGTAAGAACTTTTATCAGGGAAACATTGGAGATAGTGCTTTACTTGACGAGATATTTGCTAAACATAATATTGATTCTGTTATGCATTTATGTGCTTATATAGAAGTTGGTGAGAGTGTACAAAATCCTGCTAAATATTATTATAACAATGTATCTAACTCTATAAATCTTCTTAATGCTATGCTTAGAGCTAAAGTAAAGAATTTTATATTTTCTTCTACTGCTGCGGTTTATGGAGAGCCTGAATCTATTCCTCTAAAAGAAGATTGCAGAAAAGAGCCTACTAATCCTTATGGCGACAGTAAGCTTGCATTAGAGAAAATACTTTCTTGGTATACAAAAGCTTATGATTTTAATTATGTAGCTTTAAGATATTTTAATGCTTCTGGTGCTCATCCTGACGGAGATATTGGAGAAGACCATAATCCAGAATCACATTTAATACCTTTAATACTTCAAGTTCCGCTTGGCAAAAGAGAGAATATAAAAATATTTGGAGATGATTATCCTACACCAGACGGCACTTGTTTGAGAGATTATATACATGTATGCGATTTGGCTTTGGCACATATTGCTGCTATGAATTATCTTAAAAATGGCGGTAAGAGTGTTGCTTGTAATTTGGGTAATGGAAACGGATTTAGTGTAAAAGAGGTTATAGATGTGGCTAGAAAAGTAACAGGGCATGCTATACCTGCAGAAGTTTGTCCTAGAAGGGCAGGGGATTCTTCTGAACTTATTGCAAGCAGTGATAGGGCTAAAGAGGTGTTGGGTTGGACTCCTACTATAGACTCATTAGAGAAAATAGTTGAAACTGCTTGGAATTGGCATAAAAATCACCCTAATGGTTATAAGAAATAA
- the rlmB gene encoding 23S rRNA (guanosine(2251)-2'-O)-methyltransferase RlmB: protein MFISSKNAIVEALSKDLVDVIYIKFPISKREKEIIKLAERKKVLIKNVDKREMESIVGKVYSIAASVKENAEIGIDVFLDRALEKTNTPLIFILDSITDVHNLGAIIRNAYFFGLGGIIIPKDNAAPINEKVYEISAGAAYHLPISIETNLNRAVEIMKDKGFWVYHASEKGGTSLENFKFDTPTAIILGNEHSGVRESLKKNSDGSIMIKACSDFDSLNVSAASAIISYAYSVYKKG from the coding sequence ATGTTTATTAGCTCGAAGAATGCTATAGTTGAAGCTCTATCTAAAGACTTGGTTGATGTTATTTATATTAAATTTCCTATATCTAAAAGAGAAAAAGAAATAATTAAGCTTGCTGAGAGAAAAAAAGTTTTAATTAAAAATGTTGACAAAAGAGAGATGGAAAGCATTGTAGGTAAAGTTTATTCTATTGCTGCGAGTGTGAAAGAAAATGCTGAAATAGGTATTGATGTTTTTTTGGATAGGGCTTTAGAGAAAACTAATACGCCGCTCATATTTATACTTGATTCTATAACAGATGTTCATAATTTGGGTGCTATTATAAGGAATGCATATTTTTTTGGTTTGGGTGGAATCATTATACCTAAAGACAATGCTGCTCCTATAAATGAAAAGGTTTATGAGATATCTGCTGGTGCTGCCTATCATTTGCCTATATCAATAGAGACCAATCTTAATAGAGCTGTTGAGATAATGAAAGATAAAGGTTTTTGGGTATATCATGCGAGCGAGAAGGGCGGTACATCATTAGAAAATTTTAAATTTGACACACCTACAGCTATTATACTTGGAAATGAGCATAGCGGAGTGAGAGAGAGTTTGAAGAAAAATTCTGACGGCAGCATTATGATAAAAGCCTGTAGCGATTTTGATTCACTTAATGTATCAGCAGCATCTGCTATAATATCTTACGCTTATTCTGTGTATAAAAAAGGTTAA